A genomic segment from Paenibacillus sp. FSL K6-1096 encodes:
- a CDS encoding carboxymuconolactone decarboxylase family protein, with protein MSLRMNYREVNGPAFRAMMALEQHAGSRSKDKVLYELVKIRVSQINGCAFCLDMHAKDLMKLGNYAEHILLLSVWREAPLFSEKERVLLEFAEHVTLISQAGVPLELYHKMLKHFTEEEVVDWIMAVNTINSWNRIAITTGMFPGCFS; from the coding sequence ATGAGTCTAAGAATGAATTATCGTGAGGTTAACGGGCCGGCGTTCCGGGCCATGATGGCACTGGAGCAGCACGCAGGCAGCCGCAGCAAGGATAAAGTACTGTATGAGCTGGTCAAAATCCGGGTCTCACAGATCAACGGCTGTGCCTTCTGTCTGGATATGCATGCCAAGGACCTGATGAAGCTGGGGAACTATGCCGAGCATATTCTGCTGCTCAGTGTCTGGCGGGAAGCGCCGTTGTTCAGTGAGAAGGAGCGGGTGCTCTTGGAATTCGCCGAGCATGTCACTCTGATTAGCCAGGCTGGCGTTCCGCTGGAGCTGTATCACAAGATGCTTAAGCATTTTACCGAAGAGGAAGTAGTGGACTGGATTATGGCGGTTAATACGATCAACAGCTGGAACCGGATTGCAATTACGACGGGTATGTTCCCGGGGTGCTTCAGTTAA